From Malaciobacter mytili LMG 24559:
AAATTTATTTCAACTAAATCACATTATAATTTAATTCCTGTTGAAATATTAGTACATAAATTTCTATTTATAGTTTTTATCTCGAATATTTTTTGCTATTTTAGATAAATCTTTATCATCAGCTCTAAATGAATCATGAGAGGATATATATCCCATATACTTTTTATAATAAATATTAATATTGGATTTTATTTCTTTCCAATTATTTTTATACTCTTTTGTACCATGTAAGGGAAAAAGTTTAACATGTACATGGTCAATTCCAAAACCTTCAAGTACAAGGCCTGTACGAGAAACATCATCGAAACTATTATCAAGCATTAGTGCTACTTTTTTAGCTGCTAAAATTAAATTTAGAAAAACATCTTCTTCAAGTTCAAAAGCATAACTTGAATAATGTTTTTTTGGTATAACTACTGTTACACCTTCACAATTCGGGAATATTGATAAAAATGCTAAATGTTTTTCATCTTCCCAAACTTTATGGCAAGTACTTTTATTTGCTACTATATCACAAAAAATACAATTATTTTTCATTTGATTCCTTAAAATAATATTTTCGAGGATAAAGACTTGAATCCCATACCATTTTAAAGTTATCAATTAAATTTAAATTAGATAATTTAAAAATAGCTAAAGAAGAAATTATTCCTGCTAATTCTACATTTGATGGACCATATAAAATCATCATGCCTTACTCAATTAATATCTTCTTTTGTAGAATCTTTATTAATTAAAAATACTCCTTTAGTTCCTGAAAAATAATAATTTTTTCTGAATTACCAAATAGAACTGAAGGTTGCAAAATTCCTATTGCTAAATTATTAACATATATAATATTATTTTTTAATTTTATAGTTTTGCTATTAAATATTACTTAAATTTAAAATTAAAACCATTGATTGATTTTATAAAAAACATTTGAAGAAAAATTAATTGAAGTTCTTTTTATAATGAATAAGTATCTTTTAAATTTCCTTATTTTTCATTATATAACTTTATATATTAGCATTAAAGAAAGGAGTTAAATAGATATTTCAACTATTTCATCAAGATAAACAAGCGTAAAATCTACATATTTTAATACTTTTGTCTTATTAATCTAAAATTCTACATTAACCTTGTCACAATTGTATTATTTTCCAAATTTCTTTAAAATCTCTCCATATTACAAACTCAAGTAAAAATTCAACCTTTTTCTTAATAAATTATTTATTATAATTGCCAAAGTTTATAAGATAAATTTGGGAAGAGAAAATTAGGCAAGAATAGGTCTTTACACTATTTAAACAAGTGACTTTTTAGTCTTTTATTTTTAGGATTTAGTAGTTTAAAATGGAAGGGTTTTACGATATATTAAAACAGCTTATAAGAGTACCAAGTGTAGTAGGAGCTGAGCACTCTTTTTTTATGTTTTTAAAAAGAGAATTAGAAGATTTAAACATCAAAGTTGAGTACTATGATGGGTTATTAGTAGCAAAAGGAGATAAACCAGAAAGCGGATATATCTCAGCACATGCAGATAGACACGGTCTTATTTGTACAGGACACAATGAGTTTCAATATGCAGCTTTTATCGCAAAAAACAAAGCTGATTTAAGAGGTAACTCAAACTCAGAACAGATGCTAAAAAACTTTGAGATGAGATTTATAAATCAAAAAGTTCAAGCATATGAGCCTTGGTCAGGAAGTTACCTTGGAATTGGTACAATAAAAGATGCTTTTTTATGTGAAAGAAGAAACAATATTATCTTTAAAGTTGATAATTTAGGGCATTTATTACCTGGCACTCCTATTGCTTTTATGGATAGATTAAAAATAAATGACAATATGATTTCAGCTCAAATTGACAATACAATTTCAGTAGCAATAATAGTATATCTATACCAACAAGGATACCAAGGAACAGCCTTTTTCACTGCAGCTGAAGAGGCTGGTAGAAGTTGGAGGTTTTTACTTGAATATTTTAGAAGATTTGATATTTGTACAAATGAACTTTTAGTTTTAGACACAAGTCCATATAAGAGTATAGAAGATATTAACCACTTAGATGTTATATTTAGAAATAGAGATGAAAATGCTTATTTTAGGTCACCTCTAAAAAATAAGATTAAAAAAATTGCTTTAAAAAATAAAATAAAATACCATTATAAAGATGAGTACATTAAAAATATTATGAAACAACAAAATATCAAAACTTCATTAGGAGTTACTGAACTTGGAAGAATAATAAATGCAAGTAAAAGCACAATCCAAGGTACAACATTACAAATACCAACTATTGGTTATCATACTATTGAAGAAACAGCTTCTAAAAGTTCAGTTGAAGCAATGGTTGATATTTTAAGAAATATATATTTAATAGAATAATAGGAAGATTATGGAAGAGTTAAGAAATGCCCAAGAGATAAAAGATTTTTTATTACAAATTATCAACGACCATAAAAATAAAGAGAGTATTTTACACCCATTTGATATTTCAAAGGAGCTTGAAGCTTTAAGAAAATTAGATGAAGAGTCATATAAATTTATCTGTAAAAAGATGCCAAGTGAACTTTTTGCTGAGATTTTATGTGAAATGCCAACTTATATTCAAGAAGAGATACCAAGTATTATTAGTGATACAAAAATCGCAAATATTACTTCAAAAATGGATAGTGATGATGCTTCAACACTTATTTATAATATCTCTCAAATAGATGAAGAAGTAGCAGAAAATATCCTTTCAAAACTTGATAAAGAAGACCAAAAAATCATTGAGCAACTTAACTCTTATGAAGATTATGAAGCCGGTTCATATATGCAAAGTGAACTTTTTTATGTTTCTATTGATGAAAATATAGGAAAAGCTTTAAAAAGATTAAAAAAACAAAAAGAAGAAAATATTTTAGATAATATTTTTCATGCGTATTTGATAGATAACAATAGAAAATTTTTAGGTGCAATTGGACTTGAAGAACTAATCTTATACGAACACTCTCAAAAATTTGATGAAATAGCAAAAGATAAAATAACTGAATACAGTATAAACCACAAAGAAGATATTTCAGAAGTTGTTGAGATGTTTGCACACTATAACTTAAGTGCCTTAGCTGTTGTTGATGATGAAAACAGACTTATTGGAAGAATTACACATGATGATATTCATGATATAATTCAACAACAAGATACAAAACAGCTATACTCACTTGCTGGGGTAAATGATGAAGCAGAACAAGAAGAAAGCCTTTATCTTATTGGTAAAAATAGAGCTTTTTGGTTAGGAATAAACCTAATAACAGCTATTTTAGCCTCTATTGTTATAGGTTTATTTGATGCGACTATTCAATCTTTAGTTGCTTTAGCTGTTCTTATGCCAATAGTTGCTTCTATGGGTGGAAATGCAGGTACACAAACTCTTACTGTTACGGTAAGACAGATGGCTTTAGGAGAGATTAGTTATACAGATGCAAAAAAAACCATCTATAAAGAAGTTATAATTTCACTGGTAAATGGATTTTTATTTGCATTGGTAATAGGAATAATTGCCTATTTTTGGTTTAAAATACCACTTTTAGGTTTAGTAATAGCTATGTCTATGATAATAAACTTACTTAGTGCAGGTTTTTTTGGTGCTGTAATTCCTATAATTTTAGAAAAATTTGAAATTGACCCTGCTATTGGTTCAACAGTTATACTTACAACTGTTACAGATGTAGTTGGTTTTTTTAGTTTTTTAGGATTAGCAACTTTAATACTTTTATAATATTGAGGAAATATGTTAAATAATATTCATTTTATTTCTGTTGAAATACCAAGTGTAATAACAAAAAAAGACTTAGAAAATGAATTTCCAGGTTTAGTTTTAACAACTATTGAAAAATCTTTTGTTGGTGAGATTTCAAATGATAAATATATCTTTGTAACAACATTTGGAATTATCACCTTTTGTAATTTTACAAATGATGAAATAAAATCTTTTCTTTCAAGATTAAATATAAAAGAAGCAAATAGTTATACCACTGCTTTAATAAATCAAGACTACAAAATGATAATTGATAAAAGTTGTGAAAAACCAATAATTGATGACCAAATTATTAGATACAACGAATTTAATAAAGCAATAGCTTCTATTATTTCTTTAGCTTTATCTCAAAGTGTAGGCTTAGAAATTAGTGAAAAATCACTTGAAATAAAAATGGAAGAGAGTGCTAAAATCTATGAAAAATTAGAAAAACTAAAAATAAAAGATAGAAAAAATCTTATGGGCTTTGCAGCTAAAATTGCAAAAGAGAGATTTCATATTTTAAATAAGCTTTATTTACTTGATAAACCAGATATTATTTGGGATGATGTGGAGTTAGAGTCTTTGTATAATCAGCTCTCTTTTCAACTGGATTTAAAATCAAGATTTGAAGTAATTGAACATAAAATTTCATATTTAAAAGAATCTATTGATTTTGCTATAGATAAAGTAAATCAAAAATCTAGTGAATTTTTAGAGTGGATTATTATTTGGTTGATTGTTATTGAAGTAATATTTTCTATTTATGCTTATATTATTAAACCTGTATTTTTAGAGTAGGAAGCTTAAAAGCTTT
This genomic window contains:
- a CDS encoding HIT family protein; translation: MKNNCIFCDIVANKSTCHKVWEDEKHLAFLSIFPNCEGVTVVIPKKHYSSYAFELEEDVFLNLILAAKKVALMLDNSFDDVSRTGLVLEGFGIDHVHVKLFPLHGTKEYKNNWKEIKSNINIYYKKYMGYISSHDSFRADDKDLSKIAKNIRDKNYK
- a CDS encoding zinc-binding metallopeptidase family protein yields the protein MEGFYDILKQLIRVPSVVGAEHSFFMFLKRELEDLNIKVEYYDGLLVAKGDKPESGYISAHADRHGLICTGHNEFQYAAFIAKNKADLRGNSNSEQMLKNFEMRFINQKVQAYEPWSGSYLGIGTIKDAFLCERRNNIIFKVDNLGHLLPGTPIAFMDRLKINDNMISAQIDNTISVAIIVYLYQQGYQGTAFFTAAEEAGRSWRFLLEYFRRFDICTNELLVLDTSPYKSIEDINHLDVIFRNRDENAYFRSPLKNKIKKIALKNKIKYHYKDEYIKNIMKQQNIKTSLGVTELGRIINASKSTIQGTTLQIPTIGYHTIEETASKSSVEAMVDILRNIYLIE
- the mgtE gene encoding magnesium transporter, whose protein sequence is MEELRNAQEIKDFLLQIINDHKNKESILHPFDISKELEALRKLDEESYKFICKKMPSELFAEILCEMPTYIQEEIPSIISDTKIANITSKMDSDDASTLIYNISQIDEEVAENILSKLDKEDQKIIEQLNSYEDYEAGSYMQSELFYVSIDENIGKALKRLKKQKEENILDNIFHAYLIDNNRKFLGAIGLEELILYEHSQKFDEIAKDKITEYSINHKEDISEVVEMFAHYNLSALAVVDDENRLIGRITHDDIHDIIQQQDTKQLYSLAGVNDEAEQEESLYLIGKNRAFWLGINLITAILASIVIGLFDATIQSLVALAVLMPIVASMGGNAGTQTLTVTVRQMALGEISYTDAKKTIYKEVIISLVNGFLFALVIGIIAYFWFKIPLLGLVIAMSMIINLLSAGFFGAVIPIILEKFEIDPAIGSTVILTTVTDVVGFFSFLGLATLILL
- a CDS encoding RMD1 family protein, which translates into the protein MLNNIHFISVEIPSVITKKDLENEFPGLVLTTIEKSFVGEISNDKYIFVTTFGIITFCNFTNDEIKSFLSRLNIKEANSYTTALINQDYKMIIDKSCEKPIIDDQIIRYNEFNKAIASIISLALSQSVGLEISEKSLEIKMEESAKIYEKLEKLKIKDRKNLMGFAAKIAKERFHILNKLYLLDKPDIIWDDVELESLYNQLSFQLDLKSRFEVIEHKISYLKESIDFAIDKVNQKSSEFLEWIIIWLIVIEVIFSIYAYIIKPVFLE